The following coding sequences lie in one Zingiber officinale cultivar Zhangliang chromosome 2B, Zo_v1.1, whole genome shotgun sequence genomic window:
- the LOC122047747 gene encoding non-specific phospholipase C1-like isoform X1, giving the protein MDPEDRRIGRRRRLIAAFFLLSLVASAHCLDAGRTIKKKKKKHEIKGPIKTLVILVMESRSFDHMLGWIRAKGGRESNRLNASEVFEASHVDSHPGHSFQAIGEQMFGSEDTSSVPAPMVGFAQQAQSMDDGMASTLMRGFTPEDVPVYAALSEEFAVFDRWFASVPASSQPNRFFVHSATSHGAFSNVRRDLVQGFPQKTIFDSLDDEGLSFGVYYQSIPSVFFFKSLRKLKHLVKFHRFKLAFKQHAMFGRLPNYVVIEQHYFDTKMSPAIDDHPSHDVVRGQRLVKEVYEALRASPQWNETALLITYDKHGGFYDHVSTPATGVPNPDGIIGPDPFYFKFGRLGIRVPTILVSPWINKRTAIHEPKGPKQDSQFEHSSVPATVKKLFNLKSNYLTKRDAWAGSFESYFYLRKTPRTDCPANVYLSNSETLPKVKPLRPSGRIEDKVLSKFQLELIQLASQLNGDHALNTYPDIGKGMTMAQANQYTGDAVARFLEAGWAALRAGANDSAVVTMRPALTSRTCRYYSSSSAQSC; this is encoded by the exons ATGGATCCGGAGGATCGACGCATTGGGCGGCGTCGCCGCCTCATCGCcgctttcttcttgctctccctggTGGCCTCCGCCCATTGTCTGGACGCCGGACGAacgatcaagaagaagaagaagaagcacgaGATCAAGGGACCAATCAAAACCCTAGTGATCCTCGTGATGGAGAGCCGGTCGTTCGATCACATGCTCGGCTGGATCCGTGCCAAGGGCGGCCGCGAGTCCAATCGCCTCAACGCCTCCGAGGTCTTCGAAGCCTCCCACGTTGACTCCCATCCTGGACACTCCTTCCAGGCCATCGGCGAGCAGATGTTCGGCTCCGAGGACACTTCCTCTGTGCCCGCCCCCATGGTCGGATTCGCCCAGCAAGCCCAGAGCATGGACGATGGCATGGCCTCCACCCTCATGCGCGGGTTTACCCCCGAGGACGTCCCCGTCTACGCCGCCCTCTCCGAGGAGTTCGCGGTGTTCGACCGGTGGTTTGCCTCCGTGCCGGCCTCCTCCCAGCCCAACCGCTTCTTCGTCCACTCTGCCACCTCGCACGGCGCCTTCAGTAACGTCCGCCGCGACCTCGTCCAGGGATTCCCTCAGAAGACCATCTTCGATTCCCTCGACGATGAGGGCCTCAGCTTCGGCGTCTACTACCAGAGCATCCCATCTGTGTTCTTCTTCAAGAGCCTGCGAAAGCTCAAGCATCTCGTCAAGTTTCACAGATTCAAGCTCGCCTTCAAGCAGCACGCGATGTTCGGCCGGCTGCCCAACTACGTCGTTATCGAGCAGCACTATTTCGATACCAAGATGTCACCAGCCATTGACGACCACCCTTCCCATGACGTAGTCAGAGGGCAACGGCTCGTGAAAGAGGTCTATGAGGCTCTCCGGGCGAGCCCGCAGTGGAATGAGACGGCCCTGCTCATCACCTACGATAAGCATGGCGGATTCTACGACCATGTGTCTACCCCTGCCACGGGAGTGCCTAACCCGGACGGCATCATTGGCCCTGACCCGTTCTACTTTAAATTTGGCAGGTTGGGAATCAGAGTTCCTACCATCCTCGTCTCACCGTGGATCAACAAACGAACAG CAATCCATGAACCTAAAGGACCAAAGCAAGATTCACAGTTTGAGCATTCTTCTGTTCCAGCCACGGTAAAGAAATTATTCAATCTGAAATCAAATTATCTTACAAAGAGAGATGCTTGGGCTGGGTCATTCGAGAGCTATTTCTACCTGAGGAAGACACCCCGAACGGACTGTCCAG CTAATGTTTATCTCTCAAATTCAGAAACACTCCCTAAGGTGAAGCCCTTGCGACCATCGGGACGGATCGAAGACAAAGTCCTCTCGAAATTCCAGCTTGAGCTAATCCAACTCGCATCTCAGCTCAACGGAGACCATGCCCTCAACACTTACCCAGACATCGGCAAAGGCATGACCATGGCCCAGGCAAACCAGTACACCGGCGATGCAGTCGCAAGGTTCCTAGAAGCCGGATGGGCGGCTCTAAGGGCTGGAGCTAATGATTCAGCCGTCGTCACAATGCGGCCGGCATTAACCAGCCGGACTTGTAGGTACTATTCCAGTTCTTCAGCACAAAGTTGCTGA
- the LOC122047747 gene encoding non-specific phospholipase C1-like isoform X2 codes for MDPEDRRIGRRRRLIAAFFLLSLVASAHCLDAGRTIKKKKKKHEIKGPIKTLVILVMESRSFDHMLGWIRAKGGRESNRLNASEVFEASHVDSHPGHSFQAIGEQMFGSEDTSSVPAPMVGFAQQAQSMDDGMASTLMRGFTPEDVPVYAALSEEFAVFDRWFASVPASSQPNRFFVHSATSHGAFSNVRRDLVQGFPQKTIFDSLDDEGLSFGVYYQSIPSVFFFKSLRKLKHLVKFHRFKLAFKQHAMFGRLPNYVVIEQHYFDTKMSPAIDDHPSHDVVRGQRLVKEVYEALRASPQWNETALLITYDKHGGFYDHVSTPATGVPNPDGIIGPDPFYFKFGRLGIRVPTILVSPWINKRTAIHEPKGPKQDSQFEHSSVPATVKKLFNLKSNYLTKRDAWAGSFESYFYLRKTPRTDCPETLPKVKPLRPSGRIEDKVLSKFQLELIQLASQLNGDHALNTYPDIGKGMTMAQANQYTGDAVARFLEAGWAALRAGANDSAVVTMRPALTSRTCRYYSSSSAQSC; via the exons ATGGATCCGGAGGATCGACGCATTGGGCGGCGTCGCCGCCTCATCGCcgctttcttcttgctctccctggTGGCCTCCGCCCATTGTCTGGACGCCGGACGAacgatcaagaagaagaagaagaagcacgaGATCAAGGGACCAATCAAAACCCTAGTGATCCTCGTGATGGAGAGCCGGTCGTTCGATCACATGCTCGGCTGGATCCGTGCCAAGGGCGGCCGCGAGTCCAATCGCCTCAACGCCTCCGAGGTCTTCGAAGCCTCCCACGTTGACTCCCATCCTGGACACTCCTTCCAGGCCATCGGCGAGCAGATGTTCGGCTCCGAGGACACTTCCTCTGTGCCCGCCCCCATGGTCGGATTCGCCCAGCAAGCCCAGAGCATGGACGATGGCATGGCCTCCACCCTCATGCGCGGGTTTACCCCCGAGGACGTCCCCGTCTACGCCGCCCTCTCCGAGGAGTTCGCGGTGTTCGACCGGTGGTTTGCCTCCGTGCCGGCCTCCTCCCAGCCCAACCGCTTCTTCGTCCACTCTGCCACCTCGCACGGCGCCTTCAGTAACGTCCGCCGCGACCTCGTCCAGGGATTCCCTCAGAAGACCATCTTCGATTCCCTCGACGATGAGGGCCTCAGCTTCGGCGTCTACTACCAGAGCATCCCATCTGTGTTCTTCTTCAAGAGCCTGCGAAAGCTCAAGCATCTCGTCAAGTTTCACAGATTCAAGCTCGCCTTCAAGCAGCACGCGATGTTCGGCCGGCTGCCCAACTACGTCGTTATCGAGCAGCACTATTTCGATACCAAGATGTCACCAGCCATTGACGACCACCCTTCCCATGACGTAGTCAGAGGGCAACGGCTCGTGAAAGAGGTCTATGAGGCTCTCCGGGCGAGCCCGCAGTGGAATGAGACGGCCCTGCTCATCACCTACGATAAGCATGGCGGATTCTACGACCATGTGTCTACCCCTGCCACGGGAGTGCCTAACCCGGACGGCATCATTGGCCCTGACCCGTTCTACTTTAAATTTGGCAGGTTGGGAATCAGAGTTCCTACCATCCTCGTCTCACCGTGGATCAACAAACGAACAG CAATCCATGAACCTAAAGGACCAAAGCAAGATTCACAGTTTGAGCATTCTTCTGTTCCAGCCACGGTAAAGAAATTATTCAATCTGAAATCAAATTATCTTACAAAGAGAGATGCTTGGGCTGGGTCATTCGAGAGCTATTTCTACCTGAGGAAGACACCCCGAACGGACTGTCCAG AAACACTCCCTAAGGTGAAGCCCTTGCGACCATCGGGACGGATCGAAGACAAAGTCCTCTCGAAATTCCAGCTTGAGCTAATCCAACTCGCATCTCAGCTCAACGGAGACCATGCCCTCAACACTTACCCAGACATCGGCAAAGGCATGACCATGGCCCAGGCAAACCAGTACACCGGCGATGCAGTCGCAAGGTTCCTAGAAGCCGGATGGGCGGCTCTAAGGGCTGGAGCTAATGATTCAGCCGTCGTCACAATGCGGCCGGCATTAACCAGCCGGACTTGTAGGTACTATTCCAGTTCTTCAGCACAAAGTTGCTGA